Proteins from a single region of Drosophila biarmipes strain raj3 chromosome 3R, RU_DBia_V1.1, whole genome shotgun sequence:
- the LOC108026180 gene encoding uncharacterized protein LOC108026180 isoform X7, with protein sequence MHLCEFPSANVEEENRRPEKAAAAASKKQKHKQLKSRPRGSHSMPYESMHHHQSAAAAVAAGTAPNGMLDALSLQLRDAEMRRTEIERAHQETLAQIRNLSGSARPDAEAVENLQSRARELEKKVALENVRCEELQIELTSALKAKQASRSVCSGMGSMSSGAGATIPTSASSSTVTWAPTISHQDQGSEIDIIMAKIEQDNRVLAELEQPRTSASASMSALPPSSMMSTVNSEFRTISKSELEEELNRYKRAVLGGGGGSGGGISALSSGYSSLPQSLASTLPNGGGGASTSLSGTSLGSHSVAAAAALAASSSAGSGGGAGGGGGGGGGVGGGLSSISALVPNSISGISSSLSSHAIQSMQYGAGQTSVEKLLSGTSGITGIPPLPVNIHTMKAMPTALSQRGTIQLYNLQSTTMPLLSLNSHNLPPGASTSYSGLGAGGGSSLTHPSMANLGLLDTGALLGVGSAGLGGLSGMGPGGGGITGATSLYGLSGGGGGGAGGLGSSYGPPFLDVASSASYPFTAAALRQASKMKMLDEIDIPLTRYNRSSPCSPIPPSNWGLDEFTDGLSVSMMHNRGGLALGALDLDTRNHGLNGASEPQVDMLDIPGKGRCCVFIARFPYDPPDVHNQFSSMPCREAEGELSLCAGDYLLVWTSGEPQGGYLDAELLDGRRGLVPASFVQRLVGDDLLEFHQAVLSTLRDAEDGSMQCDTTSLPSLPPHNPLLTHTHEDLARLSETHTDLEHDQDDISDNVPAPKHLTLERQLNKSVLIGWSPPEPVGYNLIDSYHVYVDGVLKVTVKANERTRALIEGVDSTRPHRISVRSVTQNRQTSRDAACTMIIGRDTAHLGPSAVRASHITCSSAVISWLPANSNHQHVVCVNNVEVRTVKPGMYRHTITGLAPSTQYRVTVRAKHLRAVGQHAANPMGQTGVTGRPGQEEAPGAYADFRTLTKGLPDPPQEIQLEAGPQDGTILVTWQPVNRPTSTGPVTGYAVYADGKKVTDINSPTGDHALIDIGKLGVFNPRAVTIRTKSRDSQSADSAPILIPNTVRNAVARRVPNQMGMGPQLPQGPHGMAGVQQQMGGIPGQPGLQGQHMMGQQDQGQYDPNQMQQQQGMQPQPGQPGHQGYQPGAPGTQRGMVPIPGRAQGPQQQQQQQPYGPQGPMGGPRFRGPVPGQLNMQGQQMQGQMQGQMQGQMQGQMPGQMPGQMPGQMPGQMQGQMPGQMPGQIPGQMMGPRGPLNQQQQQQQQMQQGQMMPGQQPGQPGQAGQPGQPGQPGQMPGAQKKPRYFVAMFDYDPSTMSPNPDGCDEELPFQEGDTIKVFGDKDADGFYWGELRGRRGYVPHNMVSEVEDTTASMTAGGQMPGQMGQSQGVGVGGTAQVMPGQGAPQQSMRNVSRDRWGDIYANMPVKRMIALYDYDPQELSPNVDAEQVELCFKTGEIILVYGDMDEDGFYMGELDGVRGLVPSNFLADAPDQYNNQMGPGGVAGRGGLSQRGRGQGPGARGPPPPPRDNMMPGMGGRAQPGKNARPASPTLLDNTGHPAPDHQTQGMIGRVGNVGLQQQQQQQQQQQQQLQQQQQYGQQQTQMGQQQQQQQQQQMGQPGMMGQQQQPMGQMGQMGQQMGQQQMGQQQMGQQQPPTTQAQTGGLFSGATSLLSGATSAATGGLFGSKQPPKTDPMQPQGGVQPVQQQANAFGVQQGGMQQQQQQGMQQGMQQGMQQQGMQQGMQQGMQQQGMQPGMQQGMQPGMQPGMQQQQQQVPPQAQAPPQGPGAGLLGGLKGIAAAAPGGDVLSKGKDLFGKFGFGFGK encoded by the exons TCGTCCGAGGGGCAGCCACAGCATGCCGTACGAGTCGATGCACCATCATCAGTCGGCGGCCGCTGCCGTGGCCGCTGGCACCGCCCCCAACGGAATGCTGGACGCCCTCAGCCTGCAGCTGCGCGACGCGGAGATGCGACGCACGGAGATCGAGCGGGCGCATCAG GAAACCCTGGCACAAATACGCAATCTGAGCGGAAGCGCACGTCCCGATGCCGAGGCGGTGGAGAATCTGCAGTCGAGGGCCCGGGAACTGGAAAAGAAG GTTGCGCTGGAGAACGTGCGCTGCGAGGAGTTGCAAATCGAACTGACCTCGGCTCTGAAGGCCAAACAGGCATCCCGCTCGGTCTGCTCCGGAATGGGCAGCATGTCCTCCGGCGCCGGCGCCACCATTCCTACATCGGCCAGCAGCTCCACCGTCACTTGGGCACCGACAATCAGCCACCAGGACCAAGGCTCCGAGATCGATATCATAATGGCAAAGATTGAGCAG GATAATCGCGTGCTGGCCGAGCTGGAGCAGCCTCGCACCTCGGCCAGCGCCAGCATGTCAGCATTGCCGCCCAGTTCCATGATGAGCACGGTAAATAGCGAATTTAGAACCATATCAAAGAGTG AACTCGAAGAAGAACTGAACCGTTACAAAAGGGCCGTTctgggcggcggtggcggaaGCGGGGGCGGCATCTCGGCCCTCTCCTCCGGCTACTCGAGCCTCCCACAGTCGCTGGCCTCCACGCTGCCCAACGGTGGGGGCGGGGCCAGCACCAGCCTGAGCGGCACCAGCCTCGGCTCGCACAGCgtggccgccgctgctgccctcgccgcctcctcctcggcaGGATCGGGGGGCGGGgcaggaggcggaggcggcggcggcggcggggtCGGGGGCGGCCTGTCATCCATATCGGCCCTGGTGCCCAACTCAATCAGCGGCATATCCTCGAGCCTGAGCAGCCATGCCATACAATCCATGCAGTACGGCGCCGGGCAGACGTCCGTGGAGAAGCTGCTGAGCGGAACTAGTGGAATCACTGGCATTCCACCCCTGCCGGTAAATATTCACACGATGAAGGCTATGCCGACGGCATTAAGTCAG CGCGGAACAATACAGCTGTACAATTTGCAGAGCACAACCATGCCCCTCCTGTCACTCAACTCGCATAACCTGCCTCCGGGTGCCTCCACCAGCTACTCGGGACTGGGCGCCGGCGGCGGCTCCTCGCTGACGCACCCCTCGATGGCCAATCTGGGCCTGCTGGACACCGGCGCCCTTCTGGGCGTGGGCTCTGCCGGCCTGGGCGGTTTGAGCGGAATGGGACCCGGTGGCGGTGGCATCACCGGAGCCACCTCACTGTACGGATTgagcggcggcggtggcggaggAGCCGGTGGCCTGGGCAGCTCCTATGGCCCGCCCTTCCTGGACGTTGCCTCGAGCGCCTCGTACCCGTTCACCGCCGCTGCCCTGCGACAGGCCTCCAAGATGAAGATGCTGGACGAGATCGATATACCGCTGACGCGGTACAACCGCAGCTCGCCCTGCTCACCCATCCCGCCCAGCAATTGGGGACTGGACGAGTTCACCGACGGCCTCAGCGTCTCCATGATGCACAACCGCGGCGGCCTGGCTCTGGGTGCTCTGGATCTGGACA CTCGCAATCATGGCCTAAATGGAGCCAGCGAACCGCAGGTGGATATGCTCGACATTCCCGGAAAGGGCCGCTGCTGTGTGTTCATAGCCCGTTTTCCCTACGATCCTCCAGA TGTACATAATCAATTCTCTTCCATGCCTTGCAGGGAGGCTGAGGGCGAGCTCTCCCTGTGCGCCGGCGACTATCTGCTGGTGTGGACCAGCGGGGAGCCCCAAGGTGGCTACCTGGACGCGGAGCTGCTGGACGGGCGACGTGGCCTCGTGCCGGCCTCCTTTGTGCAGCGTTTAGTGG GCGACGACCTCCTGGAGTTCCACCAAGCGGTGCTGTCCACACTGCGCGACGCCGAAGATGGGTCGATGCAGTGCGACACCACGTCGCTGCCCTCCTTGCCGCCGCACAACCCATTGCTCACACACACCCACGAGGATCTGGCCCGCTTGAGTGAGACGCACACCGATCTGGAGCAcgaccaggacgatatcagcGACAATG TTCCAGCACCCAAGCACTTGACGCTGGAACGGCAGCTGAACAAGAGCGTGCTCATTGGCTGGTCGCCGCCGGAGCCAGTGGGCTACAACCTCATCGACAGCTACCACGTCTACGTGGACGGCGTGCTCAAGGTCACCGTGAAGGCCAACGAACGCACACGCGCCTTGATCGAGGGCGTTGACTCCACGCGG CCGCATCGCATCAGCGTGCGGAGCGTGACCCAGAACCGGCAGACCTCGCGGGACGCCGCCTGCACGATGATCATCGGGCGGGACACCGCCCACCTGGGCCCCTCGGCGGTGCGCGCCTCTCACATAACCTGTTCCTCGGCGGTCATCTCGTGGCTGCCGGCCAACTCGAACCACCAGCACGTGGTGTGTGTGAACAATGTGGAGGTGCGCACCGTCAAGCCGGGCATGTACAGGCACACGATCACGGGCTTGGCGCCGAGCACCCAGTACCGGGTGACCGTGCGGGCCAAGCACCTGCGGGCCGTGGGCCAACATGCCGCCAATCCGATGGGCCAGACGGGAGTCACCGGCAGGCCGGGCCAGGAGGAGGCGCCAGGAGCGTACGCCGACTTCCGGACCCTGACCAAGGGCCTGCCAGATCCGCCGCAGGAGATACAGCTGGAGGCCGGCCCGCAGGACGGTACCATTCTGGTGACATGGCAGCCGGTTAACAGGCCCACCTCGACGGGGCCTGTAACCGGCTATGCTGTGTACGCCGATGGTAAGAAGGTCACCGACATCAACTCGCCCACCGGCGACCATGCCCTCATCGACATCGGCAAGCTGGGCGTCTTCAATCCGCGCGCCGTCACCATCCGCACCAAATCCAGGGACTCCCAGTCGGCGGACAGTGCGCCCATCTTGATACCAA ATACTGTTCGCAATGCCGTGGCCCGGAGGGTCCCGAACCAGATGGGCATGGGTCCGCAGTTGCCGCAGGGACCGCACGGGATGGCCGGggtgcagcagcagatgggcgGCATTCCCGGGCAGCCGGGTCTGCAGGGTCAGCACATGATGGGCCAGCAGGATCAGGGGCAGTACGACCCCAAccagatgcagcagcagcagggcaTGCAGCCACAGCCGGGGCAGCCGGGTCACCAG GGCTATCAACCAGGTGCTCCAGGAACGCAAAGGGGCATGGTGCCGATCCCGGGAAGAGCCCAGGGAccccagcaacagcagcagcagcaaccctATGGACCTCAGGGTCCCATGGGTGGGCCACGTTTTCGAGGACCAGTTCCTGGCCAGCTTAATATGCAAGGTCAGCAGATGCAGGGTCAGATGCAGGGGCAGATGCAAGGGCAAATGCAAGGGCAGATGCCAGGTCAAATGCCTGGACAGATGCCTGGTCAGATGCCGGGTCAGATGCAGGGGCAGATGCCTGGTCAAATGCCTGGTCAGATACCCGGCCAGATGATGGGACCACGAGGACCACTGaaccaacagcaacagcagcagcagcaaatgcAGCAGGGCCAGATGATGCCCGGCCAGCAGCCTGGACAACCAGGACAGGCGGGCCAGCCCGGTCAGCCGGGTCAGCCTGGCCAAATGCCCGGGGCCCAGAAGAAACCGCGCTACTTTGTGGCCATGTTCGACTACGACCCATCCACGATGAGTCCCAATCCCGACGGCTGCGACGAAGAGCTGCCCTTCCAGGAGGGCGACACGATCAAG GTATTTGGTGATAAGGATGCGGATGGCTTCTACTGGGGCGAGCTGCGTGGTCGCCGGGGCTATGTGCCGCACAACATGGTCTCCGAGGTGGAGGACACCACTGCCTCCATGACGGCCGGCGGACAGATGCCTGGTCAGATGGGCCAGAGTCAGGGAGTCGGCGTGGGTGGCACCGCCCAGGTGATGCCCGGCCAGGGAGCTCCGCAGCAGAGTATGAGGAACGTGAGCCGCGACCGGTGGGGCGACATCTACGCCAACATGCCGGTGAAGCGGATGATCGCCCTCTACGACTACGATCCCCAGGAGTTGAGTCCCAACGTGGATGCCGAG CAGGTGGAAttgtgtttcaagacgggcgAAATCATACTCGTTTACGGTGATATGGATGAAGACGGTTTCTACATGGGCGAGCTGGACGGCGTGCGGGGCCTGGTGCCGTCGAACTTCCTGGCGGACGCGCCCGACCAGTACAACAACCAGATGGGGCCGGGCGGCGTGGCCGGCCGCGGCGGGCTGAGCCAGCGGGGCAGGGGTCAGGGGCCAGGAGCGAGGGGGCCGCCGCCCCCGCCACGGGACAACATGATGCCCGGAATGGGCGGGCGCGCACAGCCGGGCAAAA ATGCTCGCCCTGCTTCCCCTACACTGTTAGACAACACGGGCCATCCTGCCCCCGATCACCAAACGCAG GGGATGATCGGTCGCGTTGGTAATGTCggcctgcagcagcaacagcaacagcagcagcagcagcagcagcaactccaacagcagcagcaatatgGTCAGCAACAGACGCAGAtgggacagcagcagcagcagcagcaacagcagcaaatgGGACAACCTGGAATGATgggtcagcagcagcagccgatGGGTCAGATGGGGCAAATGGGTCAGCAGATGGGTCAGCAGCAGATGggacagcagcagatgggacagcagcagccgccgaCGACGCAGGCCCAGACGGGCGGCCTCTTCTCGGGCGCAACTAGCCTGCTCTCTGGTGCTACCTCGGCTGCCACCGGTGGTCTATTTGGGTCGAAGCAACCGCCCAAGACGGATCCAATGCAACCACAAGGCGGTGTGCAGCCAGTGCAGCAACAAGCGAATGCCTTTGGCGTCCAGCAGGGGgggatgcagcagcagcagcagcaggggatGCAGCAAGGCATGCAGCAGGGGATGCAACAGCAGGGGATGCAGCAAGGTATGCAGCAGGGGATGCAGCAGCAGGGGATGCAACCAGGAATGCAGCAGGGCATGCAGCCAGGGATGCAGCCCGgcatgcagcagcagcaacaacaagtgcCACCGCAAGCCCAGGCTCCGCCTCAAGGACCGGGCGCCGGCCTGCTCGGCGGCCTCAAGGGCATCGCAGCGGCGGCGCCCGGCGGCGATGTCCTATCGAAAGGCAAAGATCTCTTCGGAAAATTCGGGTTCGGCTTTGGCAAATAA
- the LOC108026180 gene encoding uncharacterized protein LOC108026180 isoform X1, with translation MHLCEFPSANVEEENRRPEKAAAAASKKQKHKQLKSRPRGSHSMPYESMHHHQSAAAAVAAGTAPNGMLDALSLQLRDAEMRRTEIERAHQETLAQIRNLSGSARPDAEAVENLQSRARELEKKVALENVRCEELQIELTSALKAKQASRSVCSGMGSMSSGAGATIPTSASSSTVTWAPTISHQDQGSEIDIIMAKIEQDNRVLAELEQPRTSASASMSALPPSSMMSTVNSEFRTISKSELEEELNRYKRAVLGGGGGSGGGISALSSGYSSLPQSLASTLPNGGGGASTSLSGTSLGSHSVAAAAALAASSSAGSGGGAGGGGGGGGGVGGGLSSISALVPNSISGISSSLSSHAIQSMQYGAGQTSVEKLLSGTSGITGIPPLPVNIHTMKAMPTALSQRGTIQLYNLQSTTMPLLSLNSHNLPPGASTSYSGLGAGGGSSLTHPSMANLGLLDTGALLGVGSAGLGGLSGMGPGGGGITGATSLYGLSGGGGGGAGGLGSSYGPPFLDVASSASYPFTAAALRQASKMKMLDEIDIPLTRYNRSSPCSPIPPSNWGLDEFTDGLSVSMMHNRGGLALGALDLDTRNHGLNGASEPQVDMLDIPGKGRCCVFIARFPYDPPDVHNQFSSMPCREAEGELSLCAGDYLLVWTSGEPQGGYLDAELLDGRRGLVPASFVQRLVGDDLLEFHQAVLSTLRDAEDGSMQCDTTSLPSLPPHNPLLTHTHEDLARLSETHTDLEHDQDDISDNVPAPKHLTLERQLNKSVLIGWSPPEPVGYNLIDSYHVYVDGVLKVTVKANERTRALIEGVDSTRPHRISVRSVTQNRQTSRDAACTMIIGRDTAHLGPSAVRASHITCSSAVISWLPANSNHQHVVCVNNVEVRTVKPGMYRHTITGLAPSTQYRVTVRAKHLRAVGQHAANPMGQTGVTGRPGQEEAPGAYADFRTLTKGLPDPPQEIQLEAGPQDGTILVTWQPVNRPTSTGPVTGYAVYADGKKVTDINSPTGDHALIDIGKLGVFNPRAVTIRTKSRDSQSADSAPILIPNTVRNAVARRVPNQMGMGPQLPQGPHGMAGVQQQMGGIPGQPGLQGQHMMGQQDQGQYDPNQMQQQQGMQPQPGQPGHQPDGGSGLLGGLLGGLFSKPTQNQVNQNGYQPGAPGTQRGMVPIPGRAQGPQQQQQQQPYGPQGPMGGPRFRGPVPGQLNMQGQQMQGQMQGQMQGQMQGQMPGQMPGQMPGQMPGQMQGQMPGQMPGQIPGQMMGPRGPLNQQQQQQQQMQQGQMMPGQQPGQPGQAGQPGQPGQPGQMPGAQKKPRYFVAMFDYDPSTMSPNPDGCDEELPFQEGDTIKVFGDKDADGFYWGELRGRRGYVPHNMVSEVEDTTASMTAGGQMPGQMGQSQGVGVGGTAQVMPGQGAPQQSMRNVSRDRWGDIYANMPVKRMIALYDYDPQELSPNVDAEQVELCFKTGEIILVYGDMDEDGFYMGELDGVRGLVPSNFLADAPDQYNNQMGPGGVAGRGGLSQRGRGQGPGARGPPPPPRDNMMPGMGGRAQPGKNARPASPTLLDNTGHPAPDHQTQGMIGRVGNVGLQQQQQQQQQQQQQLQQQQQYGQQQTQMGQQQQQQQQQQMGQPGMMGQQQQPMGQMGQMGQQMGQQQMGQQQMGQQQPPTTQAQTGGLFSGATSLLSGATSAATGGLFGSKQPPKTDPMQPQGGVQPVQQQANAFGVQQGGMQQQQQQGMQQGMQQGMQQQGMQQGMQQGMQQQGMQPGMQQGMQPGMQPGMQQQQQQVPPQAQAPPQGPGAGLLGGLKGIAAAAPGGDVLSKGKDLFGKFGFGFGK, from the exons TCGTCCGAGGGGCAGCCACAGCATGCCGTACGAGTCGATGCACCATCATCAGTCGGCGGCCGCTGCCGTGGCCGCTGGCACCGCCCCCAACGGAATGCTGGACGCCCTCAGCCTGCAGCTGCGCGACGCGGAGATGCGACGCACGGAGATCGAGCGGGCGCATCAG GAAACCCTGGCACAAATACGCAATCTGAGCGGAAGCGCACGTCCCGATGCCGAGGCGGTGGAGAATCTGCAGTCGAGGGCCCGGGAACTGGAAAAGAAG GTTGCGCTGGAGAACGTGCGCTGCGAGGAGTTGCAAATCGAACTGACCTCGGCTCTGAAGGCCAAACAGGCATCCCGCTCGGTCTGCTCCGGAATGGGCAGCATGTCCTCCGGCGCCGGCGCCACCATTCCTACATCGGCCAGCAGCTCCACCGTCACTTGGGCACCGACAATCAGCCACCAGGACCAAGGCTCCGAGATCGATATCATAATGGCAAAGATTGAGCAG GATAATCGCGTGCTGGCCGAGCTGGAGCAGCCTCGCACCTCGGCCAGCGCCAGCATGTCAGCATTGCCGCCCAGTTCCATGATGAGCACGGTAAATAGCGAATTTAGAACCATATCAAAGAGTG AACTCGAAGAAGAACTGAACCGTTACAAAAGGGCCGTTctgggcggcggtggcggaaGCGGGGGCGGCATCTCGGCCCTCTCCTCCGGCTACTCGAGCCTCCCACAGTCGCTGGCCTCCACGCTGCCCAACGGTGGGGGCGGGGCCAGCACCAGCCTGAGCGGCACCAGCCTCGGCTCGCACAGCgtggccgccgctgctgccctcgccgcctcctcctcggcaGGATCGGGGGGCGGGgcaggaggcggaggcggcggcggcggcggggtCGGGGGCGGCCTGTCATCCATATCGGCCCTGGTGCCCAACTCAATCAGCGGCATATCCTCGAGCCTGAGCAGCCATGCCATACAATCCATGCAGTACGGCGCCGGGCAGACGTCCGTGGAGAAGCTGCTGAGCGGAACTAGTGGAATCACTGGCATTCCACCCCTGCCGGTAAATATTCACACGATGAAGGCTATGCCGACGGCATTAAGTCAG CGCGGAACAATACAGCTGTACAATTTGCAGAGCACAACCATGCCCCTCCTGTCACTCAACTCGCATAACCTGCCTCCGGGTGCCTCCACCAGCTACTCGGGACTGGGCGCCGGCGGCGGCTCCTCGCTGACGCACCCCTCGATGGCCAATCTGGGCCTGCTGGACACCGGCGCCCTTCTGGGCGTGGGCTCTGCCGGCCTGGGCGGTTTGAGCGGAATGGGACCCGGTGGCGGTGGCATCACCGGAGCCACCTCACTGTACGGATTgagcggcggcggtggcggaggAGCCGGTGGCCTGGGCAGCTCCTATGGCCCGCCCTTCCTGGACGTTGCCTCGAGCGCCTCGTACCCGTTCACCGCCGCTGCCCTGCGACAGGCCTCCAAGATGAAGATGCTGGACGAGATCGATATACCGCTGACGCGGTACAACCGCAGCTCGCCCTGCTCACCCATCCCGCCCAGCAATTGGGGACTGGACGAGTTCACCGACGGCCTCAGCGTCTCCATGATGCACAACCGCGGCGGCCTGGCTCTGGGTGCTCTGGATCTGGACA CTCGCAATCATGGCCTAAATGGAGCCAGCGAACCGCAGGTGGATATGCTCGACATTCCCGGAAAGGGCCGCTGCTGTGTGTTCATAGCCCGTTTTCCCTACGATCCTCCAGA TGTACATAATCAATTCTCTTCCATGCCTTGCAGGGAGGCTGAGGGCGAGCTCTCCCTGTGCGCCGGCGACTATCTGCTGGTGTGGACCAGCGGGGAGCCCCAAGGTGGCTACCTGGACGCGGAGCTGCTGGACGGGCGACGTGGCCTCGTGCCGGCCTCCTTTGTGCAGCGTTTAGTGG GCGACGACCTCCTGGAGTTCCACCAAGCGGTGCTGTCCACACTGCGCGACGCCGAAGATGGGTCGATGCAGTGCGACACCACGTCGCTGCCCTCCTTGCCGCCGCACAACCCATTGCTCACACACACCCACGAGGATCTGGCCCGCTTGAGTGAGACGCACACCGATCTGGAGCAcgaccaggacgatatcagcGACAATG TTCCAGCACCCAAGCACTTGACGCTGGAACGGCAGCTGAACAAGAGCGTGCTCATTGGCTGGTCGCCGCCGGAGCCAGTGGGCTACAACCTCATCGACAGCTACCACGTCTACGTGGACGGCGTGCTCAAGGTCACCGTGAAGGCCAACGAACGCACACGCGCCTTGATCGAGGGCGTTGACTCCACGCGG CCGCATCGCATCAGCGTGCGGAGCGTGACCCAGAACCGGCAGACCTCGCGGGACGCCGCCTGCACGATGATCATCGGGCGGGACACCGCCCACCTGGGCCCCTCGGCGGTGCGCGCCTCTCACATAACCTGTTCCTCGGCGGTCATCTCGTGGCTGCCGGCCAACTCGAACCACCAGCACGTGGTGTGTGTGAACAATGTGGAGGTGCGCACCGTCAAGCCGGGCATGTACAGGCACACGATCACGGGCTTGGCGCCGAGCACCCAGTACCGGGTGACCGTGCGGGCCAAGCACCTGCGGGCCGTGGGCCAACATGCCGCCAATCCGATGGGCCAGACGGGAGTCACCGGCAGGCCGGGCCAGGAGGAGGCGCCAGGAGCGTACGCCGACTTCCGGACCCTGACCAAGGGCCTGCCAGATCCGCCGCAGGAGATACAGCTGGAGGCCGGCCCGCAGGACGGTACCATTCTGGTGACATGGCAGCCGGTTAACAGGCCCACCTCGACGGGGCCTGTAACCGGCTATGCTGTGTACGCCGATGGTAAGAAGGTCACCGACATCAACTCGCCCACCGGCGACCATGCCCTCATCGACATCGGCAAGCTGGGCGTCTTCAATCCGCGCGCCGTCACCATCCGCACCAAATCCAGGGACTCCCAGTCGGCGGACAGTGCGCCCATCTTGATACCAA ATACTGTTCGCAATGCCGTGGCCCGGAGGGTCCCGAACCAGATGGGCATGGGTCCGCAGTTGCCGCAGGGACCGCACGGGATGGCCGGggtgcagcagcagatgggcgGCATTCCCGGGCAGCCGGGTCTGCAGGGTCAGCACATGATGGGCCAGCAGGATCAGGGGCAGTACGACCCCAAccagatgcagcagcagcagggcaTGCAGCCACAGCCGGGGCAGCCGGGTCACCAG CCCGACGGAGGCTCCGGCTTGTTAGGTGGCCTGCTCGGTGGCCTCTTCTCGAAACCCACACAGAATCAAGTGAACCAGAAT GGCTATCAACCAGGTGCTCCAGGAACGCAAAGGGGCATGGTGCCGATCCCGGGAAGAGCCCAGGGAccccagcaacagcagcagcagcaaccctATGGACCTCAGGGTCCCATGGGTGGGCCACGTTTTCGAGGACCAGTTCCTGGCCAGCTTAATATGCAAGGTCAGCAGATGCAGGGTCAGATGCAGGGGCAGATGCAAGGGCAAATGCAAGGGCAGATGCCAGGTCAAATGCCTGGACAGATGCCTGGTCAGATGCCGGGTCAGATGCAGGGGCAGATGCCTGGTCAAATGCCTGGTCAGATACCCGGCCAGATGATGGGACCACGAGGACCACTGaaccaacagcaacagcagcagcagcaaatgcAGCAGGGCCAGATGATGCCCGGCCAGCAGCCTGGACAACCAGGACAGGCGGGCCAGCCCGGTCAGCCGGGTCAGCCTGGCCAAATGCCCGGGGCCCAGAAGAAACCGCGCTACTTTGTGGCCATGTTCGACTACGACCCATCCACGATGAGTCCCAATCCCGACGGCTGCGACGAAGAGCTGCCCTTCCAGGAGGGCGACACGATCAAG GTATTTGGTGATAAGGATGCGGATGGCTTCTACTGGGGCGAGCTGCGTGGTCGCCGGGGCTATGTGCCGCACAACATGGTCTCCGAGGTGGAGGACACCACTGCCTCCATGACGGCCGGCGGACAGATGCCTGGTCAGATGGGCCAGAGTCAGGGAGTCGGCGTGGGTGGCACCGCCCAGGTGATGCCCGGCCAGGGAGCTCCGCAGCAGAGTATGAGGAACGTGAGCCGCGACCGGTGGGGCGACATCTACGCCAACATGCCGGTGAAGCGGATGATCGCCCTCTACGACTACGATCCCCAGGAGTTGAGTCCCAACGTGGATGCCGAG CAGGTGGAAttgtgtttcaagacgggcgAAATCATACTCGTTTACGGTGATATGGATGAAGACGGTTTCTACATGGGCGAGCTGGACGGCGTGCGGGGCCTGGTGCCGTCGAACTTCCTGGCGGACGCGCCCGACCAGTACAACAACCAGATGGGGCCGGGCGGCGTGGCCGGCCGCGGCGGGCTGAGCCAGCGGGGCAGGGGTCAGGGGCCAGGAGCGAGGGGGCCGCCGCCCCCGCCACGGGACAACATGATGCCCGGAATGGGCGGGCGCGCACAGCCGGGCAAAA ATGCTCGCCCTGCTTCCCCTACACTGTTAGACAACACGGGCCATCCTGCCCCCGATCACCAAACGCAG GGGATGATCGGTCGCGTTGGTAATGTCggcctgcagcagcaacagcaacagcagcagcagcagcagcagcaactccaacagcagcagcaatatgGTCAGCAACAGACGCAGAtgggacagcagcagcagcagcagcaacagcagcaaatgGGACAACCTGGAATGATgggtcagcagcagcagccgatGGGTCAGATGGGGCAAATGGGTCAGCAGATGGGTCAGCAGCAGATGggacagcagcagatgggacagcagcagccgccgaCGACGCAGGCCCAGACGGGCGGCCTCTTCTCGGGCGCAACTAGCCTGCTCTCTGGTGCTACCTCGGCTGCCACCGGTGGTCTATTTGGGTCGAAGCAACCGCCCAAGACGGATCCAATGCAACCACAAGGCGGTGTGCAGCCAGTGCAGCAACAAGCGAATGCCTTTGGCGTCCAGCAGGGGgggatgcagcagcagcagcagcaggggatGCAGCAAGGCATGCAGCAGGGGATGCAACAGCAGGGGATGCAGCAAGGTATGCAGCAGGGGATGCAGCAGCAGGGGATGCAACCAGGAATGCAGCAGGGCATGCAGCCAGGGATGCAGCCCGgcatgcagcagcagcaacaacaagtgcCACCGCAAGCCCAGGCTCCGCCTCAAGGACCGGGCGCCGGCCTGCTCGGCGGCCTCAAGGGCATCGCAGCGGCGGCGCCCGGCGGCGATGTCCTATCGAAAGGCAAAGATCTCTTCGGAAAATTCGGGTTCGGCTTTGGCAAATAA